A region of the Halosolutus amylolyticus genome:
CGTCCCCCGCGAGTATCCCACCTGTGTGTTATATGTACTCGCATTCCGTGATTCAATCCGGGACGATGGCAGAGACTCGCCGATTCAGCGACCGGACGGACGCGGGAGAGCAACTCGCGGACGAACTCCGCGAGCGGGGACTCGACGCGGATATCGCGCTCGCCATCCCCCGGGGCGGCCTTCCGCTCGGCCGAGCGGTGGCCGACGCGCTCGACGTTCCGCTCGACGTCGTCGTCGCGAAGAAGATCGGTGCCCCGGGCAATCCGGAGTACGCCATCGGTGCCGTCGCGAGCGACGGGAGCGTCTGGCGGAACGAACAGGGCCTTCGCGGCTCGGGGGCCGACGAGGAGTACTTCCAGCAACAGCGCGAGGAGGAAGCAGCGAACGCCCGTCGGAAGGCCGAGCGCTACCGCGGCGATCGATCGGAACCCGACCTGACCGACGAGACCGTGGTCGTCGTGGACGACGGCGTGGCGACGGGATCGACCGTCAGAGCCTGCCTCAGGAAGCTCAGCGAAACGGACGCCGATCGCATCGTGCTGGCAGTCCCCGTCGGCCCGCCGGAGACGATCGCGGAACTGGAGGACGAGGCCGACGAGGTCGTCTGTCTCGAGACGCCGCGCGGTTTCAGGGGCGTGGGGCAGTTCTACGAGCGGTTCGGACAGGTGACCGACGAGGAGGCGATGACGTATCTGGAGCGGTGACCGGTGTGCGACCAGCGCCGTCGGTCGACTCTCCGAAACCGAGGCCGATCACAACGATAACGACCGTCGGACACGTGTTCGTCGTACGGCGCACCGATGGCAGCGTCGTCCCGGCGGTATTGCAGTCCGATCGAGCGAACGCATACAAATCATGGATATCGCTGACATCGTTTCGAAAGAGTACGTCGAATTCACCCCGGAGACGCCCGTCTCGAAGCTCGTCGGGACGTTCGCGGATTCCGACGTCAAGGGCGTCGTGGTCCGCGACGACGAGTTCGAGGGGGTCGTCACCAGGAGACAACTCGCCACGTCGCATCGCCAACCGAACGAAAAGCTCGGATCGCTCGTCTGGCACGTGCCCCGGCTCGCGCCGGACGAGGACGTCCGCAAGGTGGCACAGCTCATGATCGACAGCGATTCGCAGCTGCTCCCCGTGTTCGAGGGCCAGGAACTGGCCGGCGTCGTCACCGTCGACGCGATCCTCCGGAAGGTCGAGCCGTTCCTCGACGCGGCGACCGTTGCAGAAGCCCACTCCGCCGATCTCGTCTCGATCGAACCGGAGACCACCCTCGGCGACGCACTCAACGTCTTCCGGGAGAACCGCATCACGCACCTGCCGGTCGTCGAGGACAGCACGGCAGTCGGTATCCTCAGTCTCTACGACGTGACCGGCATCACCGTCCGGGCCGAGGTACAGAGCCAGGGCGGCGACGCGGGCGGGACGGATCCGTTCGGGGGTGAAATATCCGACAGCACGGCTCGTGCACGCCGTGGCGGCTACGGGGCCCGGGACGGTGAGTCCGCGCGGATGCTCGACCTCCCGGTCCGGGACGTCATGGTTTCGCCGGTTCGCACGATCCACCCGGACGAGACGCTCGACGTCGCCGTCGCAGAGATGTTCGAGATCGACGCGTCGTCGCTGGTCGTCACCGAGAACGGCGCTCCTCACGGCATCGTGACGAAGACGGACGTTCTCGACTCGCTCACCTGGGAGGCCGGCGGGAACCGCGGCGTCCAGGTCTACGGCACCGACCTGATCGACGACGTGACCTACGACGAAATCATCGCGAAAGTCGAGAAGTTCGACGACCGGGACCACGGGATGAACGTCCTCGACGCGAAGGTCCACCTTCACGAACACGACGAGACGCGCCGCGGGAGACCGCTCCTGCTCGCTCGCGTCCGACTCCACACCGATCGGGGGCTGTTTATCGCCTCCGGGGAGGGGTACGGCGCGAGTCACGCGATCAACGAGGCGAGCAAGGTGCTGGAGCGACAGATCCGCGACGAGAAGACCTACGGACGGACCAAGAAACCCCCGGACGAGGAGTTCTGGGAGAAACGCTTCGGCTGGCTGCTCGAGGAGTGAGCGACCCGGCCACCGTGTCGTGGTCGTCGACGCTCTCGAGGTCGGGCGGGGACGGGCGTCGTGACGTCAGCGCACGACGGTCACCGGAACGGTCGCCCGCTCGACCAGCGACTTCGCGACGCTGCCGAGCATCAGCCCGGCGCGCTCCGATCGGCCCTGGTGGCCGACGAAGATCGTGTCGAAACCCTCGACCTCCGCATAGTCGGCGATCACCGGAACCGGATCGCCGTAGAGGTGTTCGCTCTCGACGTCGTGGCCGCGTTCCGCGGCGAGTTCGACCGCGTCGTCGAGGACGGCCTGGCCGCGCTGTTCGGCGTCTTCGACGCTTTCGATGAT
Encoded here:
- a CDS encoding phosphoribosyltransferase, encoding MAETRRFSDRTDAGEQLADELRERGLDADIALAIPRGGLPLGRAVADALDVPLDVVVAKKIGAPGNPEYAIGAVASDGSVWRNEQGLRGSGADEEYFQQQREEEAANARRKAERYRGDRSEPDLTDETVVVVDDGVATGSTVRACLRKLSETDADRIVLAVPVGPPETIAELEDEADEVVCLETPRGFRGVGQFYERFGQVTDEEAMTYLER
- a CDS encoding CBS domain-containing protein; the protein is MDIADIVSKEYVEFTPETPVSKLVGTFADSDVKGVVVRDDEFEGVVTRRQLATSHRQPNEKLGSLVWHVPRLAPDEDVRKVAQLMIDSDSQLLPVFEGQELAGVVTVDAILRKVEPFLDAATVAEAHSADLVSIEPETTLGDALNVFRENRITHLPVVEDSTAVGILSLYDVTGITVRAEVQSQGGDAGGTDPFGGEISDSTARARRGGYGARDGESARMLDLPVRDVMVSPVRTIHPDETLDVAVAEMFEIDASSLVVTENGAPHGIVTKTDVLDSLTWEAGGNRGVQVYGTDLIDDVTYDEIIAKVEKFDDRDHGMNVLDAKVHLHEHDETRRGRPLLLARVRLHTDRGLFIASGEGYGASHAINEASKVLERQIRDEKTYGRTKKPPDEEFWEKRFGWLLEE
- a CDS encoding universal stress protein, which produces MKALVAVDGSEASENALAYAADVVDAMGGSITVVHAVDPTVYDEGGSEPISSLSDADQRLIIESVEDAEQRGQAVLDDAVELAAERGHDVESEHLYGDPVPVIADYAEVEGFDTIFVGHQGRSERAGLMLGSVAKSLVERATVPVTVVR